ACTATTCCGGTTTCTAACGGCGGACATTGAGCTTTTTTTTCTCGTAGAAAACTGCTCAGTTGAGAGTGTAGATTGGCTGATCGTCTAAACTAAACGACGATCCAAAAACGTGTCCAGCGAAACGACGCGTATAAGTGAGACCCACGAGCTGAAAATAGGAACACGGGAATAATTATCTCGTGAATTTCAGTGGAAACTGAACGTTTCCGAGGGTAATTAACGATCGAGCAAGCGGTCGATGTCGTAACATATAAATCGAGAGTATAATCTCGTTCCAGCTCCCGAATCATTTCAAGTTTGCGTTAATAGTTCATTCagttatttgatatataattttatcgaattcGAGCCACCTGGCTTCAGGTGGATTTCTAATGGAAAATGGATACTGTAAATGGCATTGAGAAAGATcgcgaaagaaaaaaaacacgAAGATAACAGTTATTGTTCCTTCGAGACAAAGAATAGTTGGAAGAACATTAGCTTCGAGAAACTTGAAAGGATATTTCAAGCGAAGTAAGATAATAGCTGCAAATTAGTAAAATGGTTTCAAGCTGCATTCTTGATCACACGCAGCTTGGAGTTAACCATCTTGACTAGCAAAAAACGAGgatagaaattgaaaaagatactTCAAGTCAAATAAACAGCAAGTAAGTAAAATAATTCCAGTTAAGTAATGATACACTGGCCGAACGAAACGTTTCCAGTCGACGTTTCTTTCATCCGTGACTATTCGACTCGTTAGAAAGCGTTCGAATATAGTAATTTACTTATCTCCCTTGGAACTTAATGCGAAGCTACGTTTCTCATGCTAATTAAGCTCGTAACATATCCAGATAACCCCGGCGACTATATACGTAAACGCGGtttttcgctcggtacacgtGTAACGAGAAACGGAAGCTTAAATAGAGACGCCGAAGGCGATCGAttgtaacaattaattaacgaaaTTAAACGAGGTTAAAAGCGGGTGCTCGCGGTCGTTACCGGTAACTGGTGTTCTCCGACTCGCGATCCCGTAATGACAGATAAAGGAACAGCGTGCACGGTATCCAGTTTCAATTACCGGGTACCACTTAATACTTTGCTTACGCGTAATAGAGCCACGATACCGGGGAAAAGTATAAATACACTTGGGCTAAAATGATACTGCCGGGCAGCGGTTTCGTCAGTTTATTTATTCCCAGGTCAAGGGAACTCCATTTCTTAAACTCGAAGGTCAAGAAGTCAATGAGATCCGGTTGCTCAGGTATGTAACCGCGCAAGTGCCCGAGTCTCACGGGCGTTTCGTTCGATTTTATTCCCTGTAATTTTCCATGGAATCTTCGTGCCGGTTAGCGTTGACTCTGCATCGACAAACACCAACGATCTCTTCATCGAGATATCGTTCACGTTCGTCGAACTAACGACACTGATTATTATACGCGATCGTCATTGCTCGATAATCGTACGTACGCACCAACTATGTTAGAAGGTGGATTACTGCATTGTCAAGTTATGCGTTATTGTTTCGCGTTATTGCAAAAGGACAAAGATAAGCATCGAAAATTCCATGGTTTTAGTTCACCGCTCGTATGCAGATTAACTTACGCAAAATCGTTGATGGTATCTGGTCGAGAAAGGGTGATGATTGATTTATGTCGATTAgataaaatatgatttattaatagcttTTTCCCCGTGATACAAAAAGCTGCTATAAattggaataattttttgtaagATTTGTTTGATGGAGTAATAATGACTTTGATTATAGCTGTGCACTGACAGCAGCTGAAGTATTATGATTTGGCATCGAAATAAAAAGTCATTATACACATAATCTATACGAAGTCTTCGGTATCTATCTGAAAGAACAGCGAAAAGTTGGATGATATTCAACAGTCTGATTTAACTTTAACTTCGCCTAAAGatatagtaaaaatattaattttttatttaacgtCGCTTTATAAAAATAGAAGGTTTATATGTAACGATATTTCCATACTAGCTGTTACTTATAATACAATAGAACTGATGTGCGTACAAGTatactatatatacatacataaataattataatcaaaATGGTATGCTGAACACGAAGTAAGTACATTAATAcgtttcgacttcaaagaaAATCAACTTCAATCTTGCAAAAACACCCATACGTTCTTACTAATcgcagaaagagagaaacgaaacccatcattttatgttaaaaatatttacctAGGACTTGAAGTGCCTTTATCTTGCCATTCCATCGCGTTAACATGTCAGAACGTCACGGCGTCTTACACGCTACTTAGCGCTTTAATTACATCCACAATTCTTATTACCACATCATTTTCTATTTCTCCTCGTTATTCTTTTTTGCTCGTCTCGCGCTCCACCGACAGCTAAACGGAACATCCGGCGCGCGTCGTCGTCTGCAGCTCCTCGATTAGCAAAAGCTCGCGAATTACGTATTTCTTCCACGTTTACCGTTAACTCCCATATTCTTCCTCTCGATCGACTCGACTCACGCCTTCGCTTTTAGCCGAATGGAAAATCGCGGCTTCCAACTCGGCCAACTATTCCGTGGTATCTAAAATCTTTATCACGACGAGATTTCACGCGCAATGAGGCGCGCTCCGTTACGCTTTGCATTTCCGATTATCACACTCGCATCTCTCTCAGCGTTCTCCGCTTTATACTCTCGCCGCGTGTTTCTCCTCGGCATAAACTTATTTTATCCGCTACAGcagtatattttcttctttcttgttcttagaaattctacttttctatttttttctttttacctgTTGTCCTGAATATCCAACATTCGACAAAGTTTGCTCGCGAAGATATTCAATCTTCTTCCTCGTTAGATGTCGATGAAAAAACAGCTTTACCATGAAGCAGCTTTCTCACGAAGATCTCATCCTTTTCCGATACTAGATAACGTTATCTTCTATCTGCAGagttttaattttctttctataGGAGAATGTTACGCGTGCTTGTTACGCGAGATGCTTCGTAACTGCAGGGTTCGATGAGAAAGCGATTTATGCGAGAAAATGAGATGTAAACACGAATaagattttgtatataaatttgttttaaagATAGGAGATTTTGAATGTTTAATAGGTACGTGAGTATTCGAGTGTAACTGTGCTTGACAAATTTCATCGCGATGTGTCATACTCGTGCATCATTTTCGCTCGACGATCGAATGTAAACGTAAAAATGTTTTATCTGCTTGATTTTAACGTAAATATCGTTCATCTCTATTGAGAAATGTTAAAAACGTTTCCGAAATTCTAgaaattttcatctttttcgACGTTCTTAACTGATAATGATTCGAGTGTACGGAAAACTCAGAAGTATAGCTAGTTCGTTGAAATTCTACAAACACCTCTACTATGTAAACGAGTTCTAAAATACACAGTAGCAGATGTGAACTTTGCTCTACATTTTGTATCATGTTCAACCCCGGGTTCTTTCGGTTCTTCACCGCCGCCGTGAACTTTGCACGGACATTCGCTACGTTCATAAACATAACCATGAGGCAAGCTGGCCCACAGCGAATTACACTCAAGTGCAAACGTACCTAAGCTTGATATATATTCATAAGCTTCGTATATATTCTGACACTAGAACCTTGTTAGCATTTTTCCTTGAGTTTTTTTTAGCTACCATAACGATTAACGAATTACTTCTTATTGAATTCCTTACCGACGTTGAATATATTAAAAGATACAGGAAATAAACAACAAGTTCACACTGTATGTACGTAATTTTGTGGGGATGAAATGATATTCGAGGCTGTTTCATTTAAAATCCCATGCATGGTGAAGTAACATCAGAACAGCTACAGCGAAATAATCATTTTTACAAAAGTTTTATACCTGTCATATTCAAAAAAAGATACGATACTGTGACATATTAGTACATAAAGGTGCCAAAGAAGGGAACCCGAAGAAAGACAAAAATAGATACATTCGAAGTTCTAACATCAACGTTCCTCGTGTCATATATCCATTCTCTGTATATCATATAGGAACCTTCCTCGTATCCTCACCGCCGCGTTCGTGCAATCAGTACCGACTCACCCTACGAATCAGAGATCTCCCTCGCCTCCTCCTCCAACGCAATTTCACCGAGACGTCTCGTGGGACTCGTATCCGAAACGTAGCGCATAATAAAGGACTCCGCTCGCTGTGTGTCCGTAGCGCCGGACAACGGATGGGTTCTTGTCCCGGCGACCGGTAACGAGACGCCGAAGTAACCAGAGAGTCACGAGGAGCGAGAGCGAGATCGACGAACCGGCGATCGGAGGAAGACCACGAGAGCGTGGAGTCGTATGTATACGCGCTAGCACGCAAAGTCGAGAAGGCGAAAGAGTCTCGGCGCTGGGCACCTCGcgcatgtatacatatatgcgtgcACGTATATATAGATATGCTATACACGCGCGTACATATATAGAAAACCGTAGCCGGAATCATGGTGTACAGGTTGGCGGTGCACGGTGCCGCGAGAGCTCGTGAACCATGAGCATGCATGAGAGGACGGTGGTTGTCGTCGATGATGGTGGTAGTGAGACGACGCGAGTCGGTGATGGTGGTGGTAGCCGTGATGGCTAGTGGCTGGCGCCGCCGGACGTTCAACAATGGTCGTGTCTCCCCTTCCCCCCTCCCCGCGACCGCGTACAGCCGCGCAGCTCTCCCACCCCTCCACCCGCGCCTAGAACCCTTAGCGCGCACCCCCTCCTACCCCGCCGCCACACCGCTATGCCTTTGCCCCCTCCCCTCAAGCGCCGCCGCCACCAGTGTCCCTCTCGTCGTGGGCAGCTTTAGCTTTAGCGGCGTCGCCCTTCTCTTCCACGCCCGGCTTGTCCCGCCGACGCCTCTGGTCCCATGGTCGTCAAACACCCCCGACTACGGTTGGCTTCGAGCCGAACGATTTTCGCTGGAACAAGCTCCATGACCGGGGAGGAGGTGACGGAGATAGCGAGCAGGCGTCCAGCAGGAATTCCTGGCGGCGTTCCTGCTCGTGCCTTTCCGCGAATTATTCGTCGCCTCGGCTCACGATACGTGTACCCGTCCGCTTCTGTCGGATTTTCTTCCCTCTTTTCTCCTGTTTGTCTCGCCTCGTCCTTTTTCACTGCTTCTTCGGTTAGCTGCTGGCTACAGCTTGTGAATGGAATATAAGGGATGCCTTATAGGGGGTAACAGAACGTCGTTTGGAAGAATGACGAGATCGATGGTTTGGGAACGTGTTTGTACGTACAATATGGTGTTCGGCCGTGGTACAGGATTTTGGGTTATATAGAAGTTGTGTACACCTGGTATGGGTAAGGAAGTACGGTTGAAGTTCTTAGGTAGTTTGTATGACTTTGGGCTACATAATACGTATGCGATCATACCGCAGGAAATTAACCCGTGGAAAGAatatattaatagaaaatgatatatCATGTGACACATTTTATACGTTGCTATTTTGGTATTTCCGTACTGATTAAGGAAGCCGAATGTTTGCTTTGAATAGTAGCAATTGTTTCCATCGGTTGTTTAATAACTACCGTATTTGTAGCTGTACATTgacgaataaattaaatttatgaaaCGAACTACCTACGCGATATCCTGCCAATATGTATATcccttttaatttaattaaactacGTACCAAGATAGATGGCGACAATTACAAGATCTAAAGtctaaaacaaaaagaaaaaaggaaaaattaggTAAAAGAAtcttcaaatataaataaatatcaacaTTCTTCTTTAATAAACCAATCTAGCCAGCATTAAGAACAAAGACCGATGCGACACGAATACCACTTTATACTTCgcagtaaaataatttttctaaagaAATCGACGCTCGGTTCACATGTACCGGCAAATAGCCCGCGCAATCGAGTACAGTGCAAACAAGATTATCGTCGATTACATTATCTCCGATCACAAATAGCGGCCATTTTTTTCAGTCGatcgaaaagaaagagaaaaaaaaagaaaaaagaaattacccATGCATAAATATTTACCAAAAGAGCATATATAAATAGGTCAGATAACAATTCGTTTCGTGAGCGATTCGAATCCAACGCTATTTTATTCGGGCAGCGATTGCGCCGTATGGATAGTGGAGGCGTCGCGGGTAGAACGGTACCGGGTGGGGGAAAGCTATATAAGCGCGCAGGTGAGGGGCGGAGGCCAGTTGATTTCGATCCGTCGAGCGTAACGTGTACGTTACAAGGAGTACGCTGCACGCTCTTTTCTTGCGCACTCGTTGCGTTCGGAATAGTCATCAGAAAATTTCTCTTCTCGAATTAACAAACAGTTCGATCAAGGCGATGTTCAACGCGAGTGTAACTATCTTGCGATAACACTGACAGCCATAGAAATAGTGTGTgacgttggtgttgtaaatcgTCAAACTTCAccgaaaggaaaaaggaacggCATACAAAAGTGGACGGAATTagaaagaagaacgaaagaCCAAGATCGCGCGAGTCTCTACCGCTATCTCGTGCGCTTACTTTGGTGGGTTGGTTCGATCGATAAATACACGGGGTGCGTGCACTGGCGTCCGGCAGATAAGCAGCCGTATATTTCGGAAAGTGTGCTGCCCGATCGAATTAATCGACGACCCACATCTTTTTCGCCGCTTAACTGCTGACTGTGTGCCGTTTAGCGAGCGAACTCTCGCGTCGACTGAAAATCGACCAGAAGTAAGAAACACGCATATACGCGTACGACATGAAGGCGATGGTGGTAAGCCCAGTGGGCGGCAGAGTACCGCCAAGTCGAGGTGTTCTGCACAGCAGCCTGGGCATCAACGGAACTCGTCGTGACCTGGAAGCAGAAGAAGTGGCCGCTTACCTAACGAAGCTGAGATCCCTGGTGCCTGACATGCCGAGGAAACGGAAGTTATCCAAGCTCGAGGTTATCCAGAGGGTGATCGAGTACATCTGCGATCTTCAGACGACTCTGGAGGAAACGAACGTTCATCACGAATCCACCGTAGCGAAAACGACACCGAGGCAACCGTTGCAACCGTTGTTGAATGCCCCGACGACCGTCCCAACGACGACGACAACATCGTCAACATCCACGATCACCGGAATGGTCGCGGAACGGTGACCTGTATCGGCGAACGAGCTCCAGTGAGGTTCAGGTCGCTGCGAGCTTCTTGTCCTCGTGGGCTGACGGCTTGACCTCCGTGTTTCGACGTCGCGGGATTGTTCGAGTCATCTTCGGGGAGTTGAATCGAGAACTCGGCTCATTGTGGTAGCGTTTCACCGGAAGAACGTTGCTACAACCATGTTTTGTGCTCGTCTTCGACTGTATAGAGATTTCTTGAAGATTTCGAAGGTCCAGAAGGGAAACAGGGATGAAAGGTATCCTGATGTTCAGGTATTCGGGAGAAGAACGGGATTTTGTCGAGCGTTTCGAGAAAAGAGCGAGGACATCGAATAGGGATGCGCTCGACGTCTCGAGGCGGCGCGGCGCCTGAAGAGAAGAACGAAGACGACGTGAAAGAAGGACGACGAAGCGGGCCGATTACGGCCGATCTTAACTTCTTTCTTCGAGTAAAGATGTAAATACTTGTACATAGAACTCACCGCATTCCTCGCACGAGACCCCTTTTCTCATCTTTTAATCGATTCACTTCTTTTTTGATCCACCAAACTCTCTCCGCCTTCCGACCTCCCTTCTCCGATTCTTATAATCCTCTCCTAATCCGAACTGTGTTACACGTGTCTCGTTTCTCGATATCGCGAACGACGATCGCgttgatcttttttttttttttatcattctcTTGTTACTTTGTTTCGTAATTCCGAATTGTAACATATAGAAAGATCGTTTCTTCGCGTCGATTGATTTTATAATATTGCAACTATTCGTTTCGACAAGAAATTCCGATAGTTTAGTTCGAAATCTAggaaatttttctataaatgttCGTTTTAGAGGAACGAATGTATATTTAAGGATCGACGAAGATCGAAATCGAATTGATCACCTGCGTTTTAATTGTAAGTACCACCCCCTCGTCCGCAACCAGTCGTGAATGGATcgcctttccttttctttcgtaGTTTTCGCGTGGAAGAGAAATGTTTATCATCGCGTTGATCAGAGCATGTATTATTTTGAACTCCCCCTTGTAGATAATAAAGCGAATTTATTTGTATTATGAATTATTACATTAATCGCAACGGTcgattctatattattattattattatattatattattattacatgattatcattgttattgcttttcatattataatttagaaattttctCCGTAATTATTGTATATTCGCGAAGACTGAAAGGCTGTAAAGTGTAAGTATATTTGATGTGCGAGTTGGTTATGCTCGCTCGCGCgcgaaataaaatacaaattgtgTCCATACGATTACTTTTGTGTATACTGTTTTCTCATCGACGATGATCCCTCCCCTTAACAGATTAGTtgattaacaaaaaaaaaaggataagaAATATCGTTTAAGCTGTAAAAAGCGTATAAAGAGGAAAATGCAACTTGTAATTTCAACTAATTATATCGTGAAATGTCATTTTTCTTATAATGTAGAACAACGTTTGTCTTTATTTCGACTAATAATTACAAACAAAATTAGGACTGTTTCTATTTTTATGCTCGCCACTGTGCGCAACGCTGAGAAGAAATAAGAGAAGAGTCGTATATTTATGTAAGTTGTTATCCAACAGAAAATCTCAGCCTTTCGAAGGATACTAAAGGTAAAAATACAACTTGACAATATATTTCCTTCTTCATAAATATAATGTTCCAAAACACGCAGCCTTTTCGTAAAATATCGCCAATAAATTCATATATACCTTACTTTTGCCATTCCCCTCCAAGTTTTACCCTAAAAACTTCTAGCGATTACGCCAGCCCTTCTACCCGATCTCCAATCCGGGAGATCCATCTGATACCATAATCCTTTCACCCTCGGCCCAACGCATACATCACGCTAAATTGCCCAAGGCGTTCGAGTATAAAGTCTTAATCATCGATAAAACGATTCGAATAGGTGATATATCCCGCGCGTTCGTTCCTGCCAGCACAGGTGCCTATTACAAGAAATAGAATGGTCCAATAAAGGTTTCCTTGGTCGATGAGACGCAATGGAAAAGCCAACGAAGTTGTTGGCGAATAAGGTGTTCCGGGGACATTACCTCGAAAAAGGGACTGTTCCCGACAATCGAGCTCAACCCGTAACGATCCCCATCGGCAATTTCTTCTCGTTAGGTCGCTGCATCGCTTTCAACGATAAATCCGCGAGCGTCCCGTGGAACACGCGCGGGGTGGGCTGACTTAAATGGACACACGTGTACGTAATAATCCGTGCACACGTGCGAGGAGGAGGCGGCCCTTCGGATGGTCGTCCTCGTCGAGGCAAGGAGAGGACAGGGCTGGTAGTGGTCGCACGATGTATCGTTGTAGGAGTTCGCTAAGTTCCCGTATTGATCGTGTGTCCCCTGTCCCGGGTCGCGTGCGCGCTCCTGGGAACCTCGAGACCACGGAATACCCACGGGAACTGATTCCGTCCGAGCGCGTGTGCCCCCGGCCAGGCTAGCTCTCTCATCCCTTCGGCCACTCGAGTTTGCTTCGTATTCATACGGTGAGATGGGGAGGAAGCACCGTAgggagatagaaagagagagagaaagagaaagagagagataaagaGGGTGGCGAACGACTAGTCGACGCAAACCACCAGGCTGGATACACGCGTGTGTACGCGCTAATAAACGAAAGTGGAAGCTGACTCACGGCAGCACAACCCTCCTACGCGGGTTAAAAGAGCTGATCAATGCTGGGGATAAGGAGCGAACTCGTACTCCGCAACCGTCACCTTGCGAGCGTGTAACGACGCTTAAGTGACCGATATGACTTCTGCTCGCCCACGCGTGCTTCAATCACGAGATACCGAGGAGGCGGAGAGTTTCATAGGTTGGAGGCTTGAGGGGTGGATTCTGGTTGTTATAAATTTGATGATCAATAAAATGTGAATATGGTCgatcaaatgaaatttttaatactGTTAAATATTAAGAACGGAGAAAGCTAATTGAATACGTAGTCGTAAAGATACAAGCGTAGaagtatttatttcaattttctcgGTTATAGTACGTGATATAAATGAGTTTCTGCAGCTACACgcttgttttctttctttttattcatCTTGATTCACTCATTTTACTCATATTATAAAAGTGGTAAACACTAGTGCGCGGTTTTGAGACATCATGCTTATCGGGGAAAGAACTTACATCGTACGTGAATCATAAAACTGGGGAAGTAAATGCCAAAGAATATAATGCAGCAATTTAAAAAATGCCGTCGTCATTCGATAAAGTTCGGTAGTACGGACTGTAATATCTTCTCGTAACTCTTGTACATTCGTTTGAAAGAATTGCAACGAAATTTGCAACGAAACAACGAGCAACTATGCACGCAGTCGAGGTTCCTTTGAAGCAACTGTTGTATATGTGTACCCGCTGTGTGTATgcgtgtgtatatgtatgtctGTAAAGGCGAATTCTACGATGTCGTGTGTTACAAGAGAATCCTTGtaatcttctctttttctctaaaTTGACTCGAAGCAACTcgtgttttatttttaatacgttCGCAGGATGGCATACTGTAGCCCTTTAGATTTCCTATTGTATGAGAAATTGTAACAAGGTAAGGACAAGAACTCAAGATAAATAACTCATGGTACTACTAAACATGAGTGATCAAGTATTCCTTGATAGAGTCTTTATCCCTGGCAAGCCATGCCGCGTTCAATCTGATGGATTCGGCGCTCTGTTGGACCGTTCTTTCGGTTCCCGGTGTCGGGTGGTTCTTGAAGAATTCCTCGACATCTTTGGCTCGTTCCTCGGTAACGAAATTCTCCGTAGTGAATTTCACCAATCTTGAAATCAAGAAACCGCCACCATATCGATCGAGCAGGGTCTTCC
Above is a genomic segment from Bombus vancouverensis nearcticus chromosome 1, iyBomVanc1_principal, whole genome shotgun sequence containing:
- the emc gene encoding basic helix-loop-helix domain-containing extra-macrochaetae — translated: MKAMVVSPVGGRVPPSRGVLHSSLGINGTRRDLEAEEVAAYLTKLRSLVPDMPRKRKLSKLEVIQRVIEYICDLQTTLEETNVHHESTVAKTTPRQPLQPLLNAPTTVPTTTTTSSTSTITGMVAER